The genome window AACACAGCTAAAATGCAGGCAAAAATAATACTTTTCAAAAAATCATCAAAAAGATAAAATGCATACATAAATAAACATGCGCAAATTAACTCATTGAAAGGATACATATAAGAAATTTTTCTCTCACAAAAAGCACATTTTCCTTTTAAAAATACAAAAGAAACAATAGGGATTAAATGATAAAATTTCAAAGGGTGTTTACACTTGGGGCATTTTGACCGCGAACTTACGATGCTTTCCTTGCTAATGCTCCTCAAAATTACAACATTGGCAAAAGACCCCACACAAAGACCAAGCAAAAAGAAAAAAATCATTTACCAAAGGTTCTTTTGCGCTTTTTAAATTCACCAATAATATTTGCGATTTCTTTTTTAGTTAGTGCTGGAAATAAAGTCTGACTAAAGTAAATTTCTGCATAGCTTGACTGCCATAATAAAAAATTAGAAATACGCTTTGCACTTCCAACTCTTAAAAACAAATCCACATCTTCACTTAAATCCAAATGGGCTTGTATATTTGCTTCATTGATTTCAAGATTTTTTTCAAGCACCCTTTTAACCGCTCTTACTATTTCATCTTTACCCCCATAAGAAATAGCCAAATTCACGCACAATTTCTCATGAGCTTGGGTTTGTTCTTGAAAATGATGTATTTTTTGCAAAGTCAATTCATCTAAAAGGCTTAAATTTCCTATAGCCTTAAAACGCACTTCATTGGCAATAAATTTTGGCAAAGACTCATCTAAATATTTATTTAGTAATTTAAAAAGAAATTCCACTTCTTCTTTAGGTCTTTGCCAATTTTCTGTACTAAAAGCATAAAGGGTTAAATTTTGAATTTTCTCATCAATGCAAACTTCTATTATCTTTTCTACAACCTTTGCACCATGACTATATCCTATTTTTTCCAAAAGTCCATTTTTTCTTGCCCATCTTCTATTGCCATCCATTACCACAGCAAGATGTTTTAGTTCATTCATTTTAGCCCTTTATATCCATCAATCTCTTAAAAACAAACATCGGTTGAAGTGAACTAACCACTTCAAATTTAAAATGCTCATTCAAAAACTGTGCTACCTTAGAAAATGGTGTTTGTATACGCTCTACCTTGCCATCATTAACAATGATCTTCAAAGCTCCAAAAATTTCAAAATACAAATATACCTCTAAAATATTTCCATTTTTTCTTGCTTCAAACAAAGCTCGATTTCCTTCATATACAAAAGGTATATGATAAACCCCTTCAAAAAACGCAAAAAACATTTCTTTATACACTTCAAATTCATAAGTATGACTACTATTAAGCAAACCTTGAATAACAGCTTTTTTATACCAACCATCTTCGTCTGCGTGCTCTAAAAGTCTTTCTATAAACTCCCCACCTTGTTCAAAAAGCCGAATTTTAGGTTTTTTCAAAAGATTTTTAAAAGAAATCACCCCTCTATCTTCATACACTTCAGCTAAGTATTCTTCCCCTACTTCAAGCTCTATCATGCTTTTTGTTTCAAGTTTTTTGGTATTTAAAAGCAACACATAACGATTATATGCACGTTTTTCAAGAATTTGCATTCTTACTGGCAAAGTAGAATTAATGATGTTCACCAAAGCTTCCTTAATTCATCAGCCAAAATAAAAGCAAGTTTTTCTTTTTTTTCTTTTGCACTTTGAAAAGTATGTTTATGAGTGATAAAACAAATGCTATTTTCATCACTTCCAAAGCCCATATGCTCATCTAAAACATTCAAACACACCATATCTAGCTTTTTATCTATTAAAGATTTTTTAGCATTTTCTAAAGCATTTTGCGGATCAAATTCCATTTTAAAGCCTATTTTTTTGCCTTTAAAATCCAAATTTTTCAATATATCTTCATTGAGTTTTAAACTTAGATCAAGTCCATTTGGATGTTCATTTTTCTTAATCTTCCCCTTATAAGCTTCAAGAGTAAAATCACTCACAGCAGCCGCCATAATCAACACATCAAAGTCTTTGTATTTTTCTAACTTCTCTTTTAATTCTAAAGAAGATTCAAATTTTTCCAATGCATAAGGTGTTTTAAAATCCACCGAACTCACCAACACCACTCTTGCACCTAAAAAATACAAAGCATCGGCAATAGCCTTTGCCATTTTACCACTTGAAAAATTACTAATACATCTTACATCATCGATCTTTTCTTTAGTACCGCCACCACTGATAACAAAGCTTTTATTTTTGAAAAAATCCTCCTGCATTAGACTTCTTTTTAAAGCACTTATAATGCTATCTAGCTCAGCCAAAGCACCCAAGCCCTCATCTTTGCAAGCTAAAGTCTTTACTACAGGATCTATAATGATACAACCTTGATCTTTTAAATTTTTTAAAGATGTTTGAGTGCTAAAGTGCAAATACATTTTTGTATTTGCAGCAGGAGCAATCAAAAACGGTTTGCTTTTATCCACCGCCATTAAAGTTTGGATAAACAAATTATCTGCTATCCCGTAGTTTAATTTATTAATAGAATTAACACTAGCAGGCGCAAAAAGCACCCCATCACAGTCTTTACTAAAAGCGATGTGATTATTTGTATTTTGCCAACTCTCATTTTCTTGACACAAAAGCTCATCTGCTAAAGCTTCAAAACTAAGCTTGGTTGCAAAATTCATCACACCCAAACTAAGCAAAACCTTAACTCTAAAGCCCTCTTTTTTTAATAAAGAAATAAGCTCATAAGCTTTATAAAAGGCGATACTTCCGCTTACTGCTAGCAAGATGGTTTTCATTTTTTTCCTAATTTTTTATAGAAAAACTCTTCTATGGTTTGCGCTTTAGCTCTATTGATATACAAAGACCCTTTGGCTACATTTTTATACACCGTGCTTCCTGCTGCAATGATCACTTCATTTTCTATTTCAACCGGAGCAATAAACTGCGTGTCAGAACCTACAAAAACATTTTTACCTATCTTAGTTTTATGCTTTTTAACCCCATCATAATTACAAGTAATCGTGCCACAACCTATATTAGTTCCCTCATCAATCTCACAATCACCTAGATAACTCAAATGCCCCGCCTTAACTCCATTAAGTAAAGCATTTTTACACTCAACAAAATTTCCTATATGAGTGTTTTTAATCTGACATTTTGGACGCAAATGCGCCAAAGGCCCTACATCGCTATTTTCCACCACACTATCTTCAATCACACTAGAACTTTTGATGATAGAGTTAATAATTTTTGATTTTCCTTCTATGCGCACATTCTCATACACCTCGCACTCACCTACAAACTCTACATCATCTGAAATAAAAGTCGTCGCAGGCATATGAAAAATCACCCCTTGCCTCATCCATTCTTTTTTAATCGCTTCTTGCATAAGATCTTGTGCCAAAGAAAGCTCAACCTTATCATTTACCCCCATGAAATCTTGCTCATTCACAAACACCGCATCGATTTCATAGCCTTTTTCTCTTGCTAAATACACCGCATCAGTGAGATAATACTCTTTGGCTTTGTTTTCATTTTTTATCAAAGGCAACACTTCTTTTAAAATCGAAGCTTTGATGGCATAAACTCCGCTATTGCAAACGCTTATAGCAAGTTCTTCCTTGCTTGCGTCTTTTGTTTCTACGATTTTTTGAATTTTATTTTCTTTTAGCACTATTCTTCCATAGCTTTTTGGATCCTTAGCATCAAAAACAGCTACATTAAAATCACTCTCATTTAAGGCTATTTTCTCTAGATCCTCTGCCTTTACCAAAGGCATATCTCCACATAAAATCAAAACTTTTTCATGCTTACTCTCATAGCCCCTTAAAGCTCCTGCAGTACCTGGAAAATTTTGCAAGTCTTGCTCTAGGAAACGCGTGCTAGGAAAATGCTCCAAAACCACCTGCTCCACTTTCTCTTTCTGATGTGAAAGCACCACGCATACATCATCGCTGATTTTATATGCTTGTTTTAAAATATGCAAAATCATCGCTTTTGATCCGATTTTTTGAAGCACTTTTGGGTTTTGTGATTTCATACGCGTGCCAAGTCCAGCAGCCAAAATAAGCACAGAAATTTTCATACATAACCTTTTTAAAAATTTATTGCTTATTTTATCAAGCTAAAGTAAAAAATTATCTACATTTATTTTATAAATTAATCTTGCATTCTTTTAAGAGTAAAATTGCTAAAATACTTTCTTTATTTTTATATTATGAGGAAAAAAATTGAGGGTTTTATTTATTTTGTTTTTATCAAGCTTAGCTCTTTTAGGTGCTGAAGCAACCATACCAACTGTAAATTTAAGTCTTAGTGCACCAAGTAGCCCTCAACAACTTGTAACCACTTTAAACATTGTCATAGTTTTAACCATACTCGCACTTGCACCGACAATCATTTTTGTAATGACTTCATTTTTAAGACTTGTAGTGGTGTTTTCTTTCTTAAGAACGGCCCTTGGTACTCAAACCATGCCACCTAACACCATTTTAGTAACCCTAGCTTTAATCTTAACTTTTTTCATCATGGAACCTGTGGCTACAAAATCATACAACGAAGGTATAAAACCTTACATCGCAGAACAAATCGGCTATGAAGAAGCTTTTGCAAAAAGTGTAAAGCCTTTTAAAGATTTTATGCTTAAAAACACAAGAGAAAAAGATTTGGCTCTTTTTTATCGGATTAGAAATTTAGAAAACCCAAAAACCATCGATGATGTACCTTTGACAGTTTTAGTTCCTGCTTTTATGATCAGCGAGTTAAAGACGGCTTTTGAAATAGGCTTTTTACTTTTCTTGCCTTTTTTGGTAATTGACATGGTAGTAAGCTCGGTACTAATGGCCATGGGTATGATGATGTTACCTCCTGTGATGATTTCCATGCCTTTTAAGCTACTCATATTTGTACTTGTAGATGGGTGGAATTTGCTCATACAAAATTTAGTCAAAAGCTTTTTAACCTAGCTTAGAATAAATTTAAGCATTTTTATTTGCACTTTTAAATGAAAGGCTTTTATGGAATTTGCTATCTTTGGAAAACATCTCTTCACCGATCTTGCTTTTAAACTCAAAGCACACAATCAAAAAGAAAGTAAAAAAGCCTTTAAAATCATAGAAAAAAATCAAAACAAATACTACTTTGTAGGCTATATCCAATATGAATTTCACAAATACCTAGAAGACAAAAACTATCAAAGCAAAGAACCTTTTTTGTATTTTTTTGCTTACAAAACACGTAAAAAATTCTCAAACAAAACACAAGCTTTAGATTTTTATCCGCAATTTACCCGCGAACTTGACCAAGAGCAGTATTTTCAAAATTTTGAAAAAGTCAAACAAGCCATCGCAAAAGGACAAAGCTACCAAGTCAATCTCACTCAAGAATTACATTTACAATCCAATCTTAACATGTATGAGAGTTTTTTAAGTCTTTATTCTAAACAAGACACTCCTTATAAAGCCTATATGAAAAATGAATTCTTAGAACTTGCTTCTTTTTCACCTGAGCTTTTTTTTAAAATCAAAAACAACAAAATCACCACAAAACCTATGAAAGGCACCATTAAACGCTCAGGCGACCCTGAAGAGGATGAAAATTTCAAAGCTTTTTTAAAACAAGATGAAAAAACCATCAGTGAAAATGTCATGATCGTGGACTTACTACGCAATGACATATCTAAACTAATCAAGAAAAATTCCCTAAAATGTAAACTTTTTGAAGTCAAAACCTACCCCACTTTACACCAACTCATCTCAAAAATCAGCGGCACACTCAAGCCAAAAAGCACTTATTTTAAAATTTTTAAAGCCTTGTTTCCTTGTGGTTCTATCACCGGTGCGCCCAAACTAGAAACAATCAAACTCATACAAAGCCTAGAGCAAAGAGAACGTGGTATATACTGTGGAGCTATAGGCTTCATCCATAAAAATAAAGCCAAATTTAGCGTAGCCATACGCACCTTAGAACAAAAAAATCACGAAAACCATCTAAAATACGGCGTAGGCAGTGGGCTTGTATGGGACTCACAAAAGCAAGATGAGCTAGAAGAACTCAAACTCAAAAGCAAAATTCTAAAGCCTGATTTTTATTTATTTGAAACGATGTATTATAAAGATCATTTTGTCTTATTTTTTAAAGAACACTTGACAAGACTACTAAATTCGGCTAAATTTTTTGACTTTAACACACAAAAAATCATGCATGATTTTAAAAACATACTTACCCAAAAAGATAAAAAAACGCACTTTAAATCTCTACAAAGCTTCAACGAAGCAGTTTTCAATAAAGCATTTTTTCTCACCAAAAGTCACTTTAACCCAAAAGGCCAAAAAGCTCTCAAACTAAAGCTTTTTAAAAACGGCTCTTATGAGTTAGAATTTAGTGACTTGCATAACAACCCTAGCACCAAAATACTCCTAAGCAAAGACAAGCTAAAGCCAACTCTTCTTACTCATCACAAAACATCTTTGCGTAGCTTATACCAAGCCCATGCACCTTTATGGCAAAAGCACCACTGTTATGATGTTGTTTTTTTCAATGACCAAAACTTACTTTGCGAAGGATCAAGAACCAATATCATCGTTAAAATCCACAATGAGTATTTTACTCCTTATGCAAAACACTGCCTAAATGGCATATACCGACAAGCACTTTTAAAACACAAACTCATCAAAGAAAAAAACATCACTCAAGATGAACTTTTAAATGCTGAAGAAATTTACGCCATCAACTCTTTAAGAGGTTTAAAAAGGGTGTTTATATGAAAGTTTTAATCATAGACAATTACGACTCATTTACCTATACCATTGCTTTTTATCTCAAAGAACTAAACATTCCTTATCAGATCATACAAAATGATCAATTCAAAAATCCCAAAAAACTTGAAAAATACAACTTCACTCATCTTTTAATCTCCCCAGGTCCCAACTCTCCAAAAGAGTCTAAGCTAAGCTTAAAAGCCATTAAACACTTTAAAAAAACTAAAAAAATTCTTGGTATCTGTCTAGGACATCAGTGTATAGCCCATGCTTTTGGTGGCAAAATTTCAAAACTCCCCAACCCAACCCACGGTAAAGTAAAAACTATAAAATTTAAACCAAATCCACTTTTTAAAAATCTTGAACAAAATTTTAAAATTTGTTTATATCACTCTCTTTATGTTAGCCATATAGGCAAAAAATGCGAAATTTTAGCCCACAACGAAGACAATATCATCATGGCTTTAAAACATAAAAAATACGACATCTATGGAGTACAATTCCACCCCGAAGCCATACTAAGCCAAAATGGAAAAAAGCTGCTTAAAAATTTCTTTGTTATATAAAGATTAGTTTTTATTTATGAAATTTTTATTATTAAACTTATTTTAAACATTAGCAAATTATAATTACGCCTTTTGTTACATTTCATTTATATTAGGAGTAAACATGACTTGTTTCACGGGGGGGGGGAATCGATAATTCCCAAATCAAACATTCTTTAAATTCATCAAACCAACTCTCATTTTTTACGAAAAAAACCTTTCTTTCTTTAGCAACTATTTCATTTTTAGCTAGCTATGCTAATGCAAACATCATAAGTGATCATAACCATTCAAGTGGTACTATCCAAATAACTAGTAAAAACCAAAGAGATATCAGTGGTGGAGGTTGCAGTAATACAAACTGTACGATAAGTGATACTAAAAATCAACAAATCACTATTAGCGGACCCAATGGTGGTACTTTAACCATAACTCAAGATGGTAAGATTGATGCTAATGGACAAGGTGTTTTGGTAAATAGTAGTGCTAATAATGTAACCATTGATAATCAAGGAGTGATTAAAGGTAGTGTTAGTGGTATCAAAGTAGAAGGAAGCACGGCAAATAAAGTAACCAATAGTGGCACTATACAAGGTGGAAGCCACTATGGGGTATTTGCTAGCGGTGGAGCCACTATTCATAGTATTGAAAATAGCGGTTTAATAAATGGACAATCAGGTATATTTATACATGCTTCAAAAACTGGAACAATTAACAACAGCGGAGCTATTAATGGAACAAAAGATTACGGTGTTATGGCTTATAATTCCAACATTGATTCTTTAAATAACCAAGGAGAAATATACGGAAGATACGGTATTTTAGCTCAAGAAAATGCTTCTATTAAAACAATTAAAAATCAAGGCAGTATTATAGGAAACCATGGTATTTATTTTCATTATAGCAATATTCAAACCATTGACAATCAAGGACTTATATTTGGAAATACAGGAGGGGTTTATATAGAAGGTGTAAATAACTCTATAAACCATATCAAAGCAGAAGGTGAAAACGCTATCATTGCAGGAGGCACTACAGGGATTAAAATCTTCAACAAAAGCACCATCGGCTCAAATGATAAATCCCCTAACACCAACGCTATTGATCTAGACAATGGCGCAGTAATTGCCTCAGCTACAGTTAAAGATGATAAATTAACATACAACCCAAATGGCACAGCCTTGCAAAATGATGGCACTATTAAGGGCAATATCAATCTTAACAATGAATCTAAAATCATTGGTTCTGTTTTAAATAAAAACACTATCACAGGCAATATCACTCTTAATGGTAAGTCTTATATCACTTCCATTAACAATGAAAAAACCATCCAAGGTTCTATAGACTTAAAAGGTAATTCTCAAATAGGCACTATCTTTAACGAAGGCACCATTGAAAAAGGTATCCATCTAGATCAAAGCTTTATATCTTCTATAGAAAATAAAGGCACTATTAATGGTGATGGTATCACACTAGCAAATAAAAGTCAAGTAGGTTCTATCATTAACCATGAGGGTGCTAAAGCTGATTTAGACTTAAAAGGAGGCTCTTTTGTAGGTTCTATCACTAACAATGGTGATATGACAATCACTAGAGATGATACAAGTAAGATAGGTATATTTAATAATCATGGTAATATAAACAATGAATTTGAAAACAAAGATAATTTAGATGTCTTGATGAATGATGAGGGTGCTATCTTAGAAAAAGGTTTAGATAATAGTGGAAAAATCAATTCAGGTATTGATAATAAAGGTACTATCCAACAAACTCTAGCCAATAGCGGCTCTATTACCATTATAGACAACAAAGGCAATATAGAAAGCATTAGCAATCTAGCAAATACAAAAACTAAAGACAATAAAGACAAAGCCCATATTGGAACTATCATCAACTCAGGAACCATTAGCCATGTTAAAATGCCTTTAGCAACACTAGATGATACAGCTAATATGGATCATGCTTATGCTATTTATAATAATGGCACAATAGACTTTTTATATAATCAAGCTAATGCTGTCATTAATGGAGGCATTAACAATGAAGGCTCTATGAATATCATCAATCATGGTAGCATACACAATGGTATTACAAATACAGGTACTATTACACTTAGTTCTAATTTTACTCCAAGCTTTAACAAAGCAAGTGAACATAATAATGGCTTTATTGGTAAAAATAACAATGGCCACCAATTAGAAAACAATAATAAGGGTAAAATTAGCATAGATGGTTGGTATTTTAATGCTTTAGAATATACTAAAGATAACAACCAAAGATTAGAAAATTCTATCATCATAGGTGGAGATAATCTAGGTGGTATTTATGCAGATAATATTTATGTTAATACTAAAGATTTAGTATTAAATCAAATCTATGATAGTAATACTTTCTTTGCAGATAAAAATGGAAATAGCCAAGGAAATGAAACTAACAATGGTGCAGGTGTAGATGCAAGCAATATCCATAGCATTAGTGGAATTTATAACTTTGTGAATGTAGGTAAGGGTCAATATGCAGCCGTAGTAGATACTAAAGAACTTAGTGGTAAAACCTTAGCAAAGTCTATGGTATATGCTTCAAGATTAAGAGCGATTAATATCTCTAATATGTTAAGAGACATCACCTCTCAAAACTTCCAAACAGAATTCTCTCAAGCATTAAATATGCAATTATCTAAACAAGGTGAAGCTTATGGTAATGATGCAGACTTATTAGCAGAATTAGAAGACATCTTCATTCCTAATAAAAACCCACATGCAAAAAACCATACTTTCTTATTGCCTTATTATAATCACTCTAATATCAAGATAGGAAAAACAACAGGTCATTTAAAGGTTAATACTAGTGGTTTAATAGGAGGTTCTCAAAGAGAACTACCTAAAGACTATGGTGTGATAGGTTTTTATCTAGGATATGAAGATAGTAAAAAAGAACAAGCTAGACAAAGACTAAGATTTGATGATAAAACATACTATGGTGGTTTAACTTATTATGGAGTATTAGCAAGAGATGGGATTAATCAATACTATCTTAGTGCTAGAACAATCTTAGATTATACTCAAAGTGATATAGAAAAAAGCTATCAAAGCTTACCTGTTAGTGTAGAAAGTGATACTAAGGTATATGGTTATGGAGCAGAAATTAAACTAGGTGCAAATTATTATAATACTTTAGATATTGCAAGAATTTCTCCTGAGCTTGGTCTTAGTTATTATGGTATGAGTAATAAAAACTTTTCTCTTTATCACTTAGGTGGAACAAAAGAACACTACCTAGCAGAACAGTTTAATTTTATTGATGCAAGTGCTGCTTTAAAATGGTATAAACCATGGAGTGATAAATTAAGAACCAATCTTACTATGGGAGCTATTGTAAACTTATACAATGATGCAAAAGGAAATTTAAAACTAGGCACTAATCATCTTAGTGCAAAAGTAGAAACTTCAAAGTATTATGGGTTTGGACAATTAGGTCTTTCTTATGCTATAGCACATAATGCTGACTTATCACTCAATTATGCAGGTGCATTTACCTTTGATGATACTAGTTCACATACGATGTTTTTAAAACTAGGTTTATGGTGGTAAGTTTTTTCACACTAACTATGATAGTTAGTGTGAAACTAAACTCAATTGCCCAGAGTTTGCTTGAAATAATTATAGACAACAAACAAACAACAACAAACAAAAGCACGTTAATCAAGAATACAAGTGTGTAATGGTATATAAATACCAAACTCCTTATTAGGCAAACTCTCTAATAACATTAAGCTAAAAAGCTTAATGCTTATTAGCAAACTCTGGGGAGTTGGGTGGGGTTTAGAAGCTCTCATACTCTTTAGCGATGAAAACCTCACCATCTTTCACAATCAATGGACGTTTTATAAGTGTAGGACTTTGCAAAATCATCGCTTTAATCTCATCTTGACTTAGGCTTTGAAGTTTTTCTTTGTTTAGCCCTATTTTTCTAGCACTCGTACCTGCTGTGTTGACAAGCTCTAAAACACTTCTTTTGCTAAGCCAAAATTCCAAAGTTTCCTCATCTAGCTTTTTAATATCCAAAAACTCTAATTCAATTTGCTTGGAATTTAAATAATCCATAGCTTTTTTAACACTACCACAATTTTTAATACCATAAAATTTTAACATTTTCTTGCCTTTTTAACTAAATCTGCGATAATAAACGCTAACTCTAAAGCTTGATCAGCATTTAACCTTGGGTCACATTGTGTTTCATAGCGTTTAGAAAGTTCTTCTTGGGTGACATTCAAAGAACCACCTACACATTCGGTTACATTTTGCCCTGTCATCTCTAGGTGCACCCCTCCAGGATAAACCCCTTCGCTTATAGCGATTTCAAAAAACGCACGTACTTCTTGAATAATTTTGTCAAATTCTCTTGTTTTAAAATTCCCTGATTTGACTGTATTAGCATGCATAGGATCAACACTATAAAGGATGTTAAATCCTTCTTTTTTCAACTCTTTAAATAATCTTGGCAAGGCATTTTCTATCTTTTCACAACCCATACGAATGATGAAATTTAACCTACCCGCTTCATTGTTTGGATTTAAAACATTTGCTAGCTTTTTGATCTCATCTAAATCATAATTAGCACTAAGTTTAACACCAAGTGGATTTTTCACTCCACTTAAAAAATGCACATGCGCTTCATCAACCTTTCTTGTGCGTTCACCTATCCAAAGCATATGCGCTGAACAATCATAAATTTCCCCGCTTAAACTATCTACTCTAGTCAAAGCTTCCTCATAAGGTAAAAGCAAGGCTTCATGAGAGGTGTAAAAGGCGGTTTGAGAAAGATTTGGCGTATCAGTGATACCACATG of Campylobacter sp. 2014D-0216 contains these proteins:
- a CDS encoding Spx/MgsR family RNA polymerase-binding regulatory protein → MLKFYGIKNCGSVKKAMDYLNSKQIELEFLDIKKLDEETLEFWLSKRSVLELVNTAGTSARKIGLNKEKLQSLSQDEIKAMILQSPTLIKRPLIVKDGEVFIAKEYESF
- a CDS encoding class II 3-deoxy-7-phosphoheptulonate synthase — translated: MKWTKNSWRNFQIQQQPHYPDQNQLQEVIAKLEKLPPLVFAGEVDRLKKSLAKVVNSQAFLLQGGDCAESFVNFGADNIRDMFKIMLQMAIVLTFAGSCPIVKVGRVAGQFAKPRSSDFEELDGVKLPSYRGDIINGFEFNETSRMADPKRMLEAYYQSATTLNLLRAFSKGGLADLRVVHKWNLGFLKKAELGQKYDELSEKITQALAFMQACGITDTPNLSQTAFYTSHEALLLPYEEALTRVDSLSGEIYDCSAHMLWIGERTRKVDEAHVHFLSGVKNPLGVKLSANYDLDEIKKLANVLNPNNEAGRLNFIIRMGCEKIENALPRLFKELKKEGFNILYSVDPMHANTVKSGNFKTREFDKIIQEVRAFFEIAISEGVYPGGVHLEMTGQNVTECVGGSLNVTQEELSKRYETQCDPRLNADQALELAFIIADLVKKARKC